A section of the Castanea sativa cultivar Marrone di Chiusa Pesio chromosome 12, ASM4071231v1 genome encodes:
- the LOC142621360 gene encoding uncharacterized protein LOC142621360, producing MKNRTLSSIATYWRNHKSTLKKKYFLGRGNRARAPPNVIQEDYEAIVQHWSLQKTKDLALKNKDSRSKQKNVHTGGSKSFASHAKEMVTTLGKPVERADVYVKLHLRKDGTPVNAEAQSNIEKINELLSESSNRVQSSDLTGSISWAPDDVYAQVFGNERNGRVRGVGFGPTPSMHPAKSTPAIAQVRSQERDAEVTQLKNQVGFLMEK from the exons ATGAAGAATAGGACATTGTCCTCAATTGCGACATATTGGAGGAACCACAAGTCAACtttgaagaagaagtatttCCTAGGAAGAGGAAATAGAGCACGAGCACCGCCAAATGTAATTCAGGAAGATTATGAAGCCATTGTTCAGCATTGGAGTTTACAAAAAACGAAG GATCTTGCTTTGAAAAACAAGGACAGTCGTTCCAAGCAAAAAAATGTACATACTGGTGGTTCAAAAAGCTTTGCTTCGCATGCAAAAGAAATG GTAACAACACTTGGGAAACCTGTAGAGCGTGCAGATGTATATGTAAAACTCCATCTTCGTAAAGATGGTACTCCTGTTAATGCCGAAGCACAAAGCAACATT GAAAAAATCAACGAACTGTTGAGTGAGTCCTCAAATCGTGTGCAGTCATCTGACCTTACTGGTAGTATTTCATGGGCACCAGATGATGTATATGctcaagtgtttggtaatgaGCGCAATGGTCGTGTTCGGGGTGTGGGATTTGGCCCAACTCCAAGTATGCATCCTGCCAAGAGCACTCCTGCAATTGCTCAAGTAAGAAGCCAAGAAAGGGATGCTGAAGTGACTCAATTGAAGAATCAAGTGGGTTTTTTAATGGAGAAATGA